A part of Aspergillus flavus chromosome 1, complete sequence genomic DNA contains:
- a CDS encoding putative glucose-inducible SAM-dependent methyltransferase Rrg1 yields MISADPDEPLHVFDLPQIHTKPSGTELLRALDILAIKPKSFASSGHEAVKAPTVYPTGVPRYLTSIISSPLSWLDTDELREAVWDAAAARLSERSGRSAMPAMTRVFTIPSPTGEELTLTLHEPSLTADNLGMKTWVSSYLLSQRLHSLLESTPQLVPSETTTPTPKTDRTLRALELGAGTGLVGLSFAAIRGQSASIHLTDLPDIVPNLAHNAALNVELLTNTAATVTTGVLDWSIAPEPLPTQEEQYDLILAADPLYSPKHPKWLVETIGHWLSRGLNARVVTEMPLRDAYLPQVQEFRERMGQLGLKAVYEGEEVGYDDWESADGGALAVRCWWSVWGWSEKL; encoded by the exons ATGATCAGCGCGGACCCCGACGAGCCTCTCCACG TGTTCGACCTGCCTCAAATCCACACTAAACCTTCTGGCACCGAACTTTTACGAGCTCTTGACATCTTAGCGATCAAACCAAAGAGTTTTGCTTCAAGTGGCCATGAAGCGGTGAAGGCTCCAACTGTCTACCCGACCGGAGTACCGCGCTATTTGACGTCTATCATCTCGAGTCCCCTATCATGGCTAGATACCGATGAGCTTCGGGAAGCTGTCTgggatgctgctgctgctcgaCTCAGCGAACGCTCTGGGCGATCCG CAATGCCTGCCATGACCCGTGTCTTCACGATTCCCAGTCCAACGGGCGAAGAGCTGACTTTGACTCTGCACGAACCATCCTTAACTGCCGACAACCTAGGAATGAAAACCTGGGTATCCTCATACCTTCTCTCCCAACGTCTCCACTCTCTCCTCGAATCAACCCCACAACTCGTCCCATCTGAGACGACCACCCCTACCCCGAAGACAGATCGCACACTCCGAGCCCTAGAGCTAGGCGCAGGAACAGGTCTCGTGGGACTTTCGTTTGCGGCTATCCGCGGACAGTCGGCTTCAATTCATCTCACAGACCTCCCCGATATTGTTCCTAATCTTGCCCACAATGCCGCTCTGAATGTGGAGCTGCTTACCAACACGGCCGCGACTGTTACGACTGGCGTGCTGGACTGGTCCATTGCTCCCGAGCCTCTTCCCACCCAAGAGGAACAATATGACCTGATCCTGGCCGCCGACCCTCTGTACTCCCCCAAGCATCCCAAATGGCTTGTAGAGACTATCGGGCACTGGTTGAGCCGCGGCCTTAATGCACGCGTGGTGACCGAAATGCCCCTGCGAGATGCATACTTGCCGCAAGTACAAGAGTTTCGTGAGCGCATGGGACAGCTTGGTCTGAAGGCGGTTTATGAGGGAGAGGAGGTAGGGTACGATGACTGGGAATcggcagatggaggagcgCTAGCAGTTCGATGCTGGTGGTCCGTTTGGGGGTGGAGCGAGAAGCTCTAG
- a CDS encoding ATP-dependent RNA helicase, with protein sequence MDAFKLLTRSTKFKTGPSSSSASLPSTGKAENPQLFRNSEAEKLLEEQKNGKKRKRGSAADEPEEREPNLDFFSSNKGSSKKVVKAEEAPSDEERGSGSEDEDEMDEVQRRTILNSHKIKVTDMRELEEIQPVQAQGEEEPKKKKKKRKQKEEPAQTLTKKEQKKARRLFPRPLVSFKELRTQYKISRRLAENIAEQGFTVPTEVQLGTLPLLLGDRTIGQSKTEEPVEPDLLVVAPTGSGKTLSFLIPVINKIVRHHHEQQEKRGIFAVVVAPTKELASQIVNEGRKLVSGTGVKITLMKKGMQVVEREDDDEDVLDEGSSESSESEDDEKTTEKKSKGKAPVTKSDILVTTPLQLVNALSANKTKPMATLPLVRNIVLDEADVLLDPLFREQTLDIWRACTHPELRASLWSATMGSSIEDLAKSTIKERKDASSLTKSYPLYRLVVGLKDSAIPNIQHKLVYAATEQGKLLGLRQLLHPAAAAASDIRLRPPFLIFTQTIPRAVALHSELRYDIPPEAGGSSRIAVLHSDLSDGQRSEIMKNFRKGEIWILVTTDLLARGIDFRGINGVVNYDIPNSAAVYVHRVGRTGRAGREGGVAVTYYTKEDIPYVKSIANVIDVSEKLRGTEGEKSVQKWLLDSLPDLSKKDKKELKKHGVRARQTNLKSVADDKQQRKTRISTKSGFERRMENKKKGAIAASRNRKLQGPSGAEPDSGDDGWGGIQE encoded by the coding sequence ATGGATGCTTTCAAGCTGTTGACCAGATCGACCAAATTCAAGACTGGTCCTAGCTCGTCTTCAGCATCACTTCCCTCGACGGGCAAGGCGGAGAACCCGCAGCTGTTTCGTAATTCCGAAGCTGAGAAGCTCcttgaagaacagaagaatggcaagaaaagaaagaggggttCTGCGGCGGATGAGCCGGAGGAACGCGAACCGAATCTGGACTTCTTCAGCTCTAATAAAGGATCTTCGAAGAAGGTTGTGAAGGCCGAAGAGGCGCCATCGGATGAGGAACGGGGCTCTGGCtcggaagacgaagatgagatGGATGAAGTGCAGCGCAGAACGATCTTGAATTCTCACAAGATCAAAGTGACGGATATGCGCGAGCTTGAGGAAATCCAACCTGTGCAGGCGCagggcgaagaagaaccgaagaagaaaaagaagaagagaaagcagaaagaagagccTGCTCAGACACTCACTAAGaaagagcagaagaaggctCGGCGGTTATTCCCGCGgcctcttgtttctttcaAGGAGTTGCGCACACAGTACAAGATCTCGCGCCGTTTGGCGGAAAACATCGCCGAACAGGGCTTTACGGTACCTACGGAAGTGCAGCTGGGAACTCTGCCTTTGTTGCTGGGTGACCGGACGATTGGCCAGTCGAAGACGGAAGAGCCGGTTGAGCCGGATCTTCTGGTTGTTGCGCCAACGGGAAGTGGAAAGACTCTTTCGTTCTTGATTCCGGTTATCAATAAGATTGTGCGCCATCACCAtgagcaacaagaaaaacgAGGCATTTTTGCGGTCGTTGTTGCGCCGACTAAGGAGCTAGCCAGTCAGATTGTCAACGAAGGGAGAAAGTTGGTCTCGGGGACTGGTGTTAAGATCACGTTAATGAAGAAGGGTATGCAGGTCGTGGAGCGtgaggacgacgatgaggatgtttTGGACGAGGGCAGTTCCGAATCTTCTGAGTCGGAGGACGACGAAAAGACTaccgagaagaaaagcaagggcAAGGCCCCTGTCACTAAGAGCGATATTCTCGTGACGACTCCTCTACAACTGGTCAATGCACTCTCTGCAAACAAAACCAAGCCCATGGCTACGTTGCCCTTAGTGAGGAATATTGTCCTTGATGAGGCAGATGTTCTCTTGGATCCTTTGTTCCGTGAGCAGACTCTTGATATCTGGCGCGCCTGCACACACCCCGAGCTTCGAGCAAGTCTATGGTCAGCTACCATGGGCTCGAGCATCGAAGATCTCGccaaatcaacaatcaaGGAGCGCAAGGATGCTTCAAGTCTCACAAAGTCTTACCCATTATATCGCCTCGTCGTTGGATTGAAGGACTCCGCCATTCCCAACATCCAGCATAAGCTGGTCTACGCTGCAACGGAACAAGGAAAGCTACTCGGTCTAAGACAACTGCTCCATCCGGCTGCGGCAGCAGCATCGGATATTCGCCTTCGTCCGCCGTTCTTGATCTTTACACAGACTATTCCTCGAGCCGTGGCACTCCATTCAGAACTGCGCTACGACATTCCTCCCGAAGCTGGTGGCTCATCGCGTATCGCTGTCCTCCACTCCGATCTCTCGGACGGCCAGCGCTCTGAGATTATGAAGAACTTCCGCAAGGGCGAGATCTGGATTCTCGTTACAACTGATCTTTTGGCTCGCGGTATCGACTTCCGCGGAATCAACGGTGTTGTCAACTACGATATTCCGAACTCGGCGGCTGTCTATGTTCACCGAGTTGGACGTACGGGCCGGGCTGGTCGTGAAGGTGGTGTCGCAGTGACATACTACACGAAGGAAGACATCCCTTACGTCAAGAGTATTGCAAACGTTATCGATGTCAGTGAGAAGCTACGAGGAACGGAGGGCGAGAAGTCAGTGCAAAAATGGCTTCTGGACTCTCTCCCCGATCTcagcaagaaggacaagaaagagTTGAAGAAACACGGCGTCAGAGCCAGACAGACGAACCTCAAGAGCGTGGCAGATGACAAGCAGCAGCGGAAGACAAGAATCAGTACGAAGAGCGGCTTCGAGCGACGCatggaaaacaagaagaagggcgcCATCGCAGCGAGCCGTAACAGGAAGCTCCAAGGACCATCAGGTGCGGAGCCTGATAGCGGCGACGACGGCTGGGGTGGCATCCAAGAGTAA
- a CDS encoding putative mitochondrial F1F0-ATP synthase g subunit, giving the protein MPATASRAVLRQSQFLTRRTAVRYASSTPESAQKAGEAASSAASKASGGLSRVTSTAGPALSNAAQGVGSALRKVGGRTGKVIAFVDSMIPPTLYYGKVGLELAKLVFRGQNMTPPNLATFQSFYQPLINAFRSPAALKNANFVSPGDIAARVRNASPKELALAGVTLAEVIGFFTVGEMIGRMNIVGYRGHPEHHGDH; this is encoded by the exons ATGCCCGCTACCGCGTCCCGTGCCGTTCTTCGGCAATCGCAGTTCCTGACCCGGAGGACCGCTGTCAGATacgcctcctccaccccgGAGTCTGCTCAGAAGGCTGGCGAGGCTGCATCCTCTGCTGCCTCCAAGGCATCTGGAGGTCTCTCTCGTGTCACATCCACCGCTGGTCCCGCTCTTTCGAATGCCGCCCAGGGCGTCGGCAGTGCTCTGAGGAAGGTTGGTGGAAGGACCGGAAAAGTCATCGCTTTCGTCGATT CTATGATACCCCCTACCCTCTACTACGGAAAGGTCGGCCTTGAACTCGCCAAGCTCGTTTTCCGTGGACAGAACATGACTCCTCC CAACCTGGCTACCTTCCAGTCCTTCTACCAGCCTCTGATCAACGCTTTCCGCAGCCCTGCCGCCCTTAAGAACGCCAACTTCGTCTCTCCCGGAGACATCGCCGCCCGTGTCCGCAATGCCAGCCCTAAGGAACTCGCCCTGGCCGGTGTTACTCTCGCGGAGGTTATCGGATTCTTTACCGTTGGTGAGATGATCGGTAGAATGAACATTGTCGGCTACAGGGGCCACCCTGAGCACCACGGAGACCACTAG
- a CDS encoding sorbitol dehydrogenase (L-arabitol dehydrogenase) — translation MATATVLEKANIGVYTNTNHDLWVAESKPTLEEVKSGESLKPGEVTVQVRSTGICGSDVHFWHAGCIGPMIVTGDHILGHESAGEVIAVASDVTHLKPGDRVAVEPNIPCHACEPCLTGRYNGCEKVLFLSTPPVDGLLRRYVNHPAVWCHKIGDMSYEDGALLEPLSVSLAAIERSGLRLGDPVLVTGAGPIGLITLLSARAAGATPIVITDIDEGRLAFAKSLVPDVITYKVQTNLSAEDNAAGIIDAFNDGQGSAPDALKPKLALECTGVESSVASAIWSVKFGGKVFVIGVGKNEMKIPFMRLSTQEIDLQYQYRYCNTWPRAIRLVRNGVISLKKLVTHRFLLEDALKAFETAADPKTGAIKVQIMSNEEDVKGASA, via the exons ATGGCTACTGCAACTGTACTCGAAAAGGCCAACATTGGTGTctacaccaacaccaaccacGACTTGTGGGTCGCAGAATCGAAGCCGACGCTCGAGGAGGTGAAGAGTGGTGAGAGCTTGAAGCCCGGTGAGGTAACAGTCCAGGTTCGCAGTACCGGAATTTGCGG ATCTGACGTGCACTTTTGGCATGCCGGCTGCATTGGTCCCATGATTGTCACGGGAGACCATATCCTGGGTCACGAGTCGGCCGGCGAAGTGATTGCAGTTGCCTCCGATGTCACCCACCTCAAGCCAGGCGACCGTGTCGCCGTCGAGCCCAACATTCCCTGCCACGCTTGCGAGCCTTGCTTGACTGGACGTTACAACGGTTGTGAAAAGGTGCTTTTCCTGTCTACTCCTCCCGTGGATGGTTTGCTGCGGCGCTATGTCAACCACCCCGCTGTCTGGTGCCACAAGATCGGTGATATGAGCTATGAGGATGGAGCTCTGCTGGAGCCTCTCAGTGTGTCTCTCGCTGCAATTGAGCGAAGCGGCCTTCGCTTGGGCGACCCTGTACTTGTCACCGGTGCTGGTCCCATCGGTTTGATCACTCTCCTCAGTGCCCGCGCCGCGGGAGCAACACCCATTGTCATCACCGATATCGACGAGGGAAGACTAGCCTTCGCCAAGTCGTTGGTTCCTGATGTTATCACCTACAAGGTGCAGACCAATCTGTCCGCTGAGGATAATGCTGCGGGCATTATCGATGCTTTCAACGATGGCCAGGGTTCCGCCCCTGATGCCCTGAAGCCTAAGCTGGCACTGGAGTGCACCGGTGTTGAGAGCAGTGTCGCATCCGCTATCTGGAGTGTCAAGTTCGGTGGCAAGGTCTTCGTGATCGGTGTGGGCAAGAACGAGATGAAGATTCCGTTCATGCGCCTGAGCACTCAAGAGATCGACCTTCAGTACCAGTACCGCTACTGCAACACCTGGCCTCGCGCCATTCGTCTTGTGAGGAACGGTGTCATCAGTCTGAAGAAGCTTGTTACACATCGCTTCCTCTTGGAGGACGCTCTTAAGGCCTTCGAAACTGCTGCAGACCCCAAGACGGGAGCTATCAAGGTTCAGATCATGAGCAACGAGGAGGACGTGAAGGGCGCTTCAGCTTAA